From a region of the Zingiber officinale cultivar Zhangliang chromosome 4B, Zo_v1.1, whole genome shotgun sequence genome:
- the LOC121975522 gene encoding 3-oxoacyl-[acyl-carrier-protein] synthase III, chloroplastic-like isoform X2, with translation MANALGLASPPAHFFRGKKMALWDLSRPIQWTPLRCRAAAEAGVESRVPESASPRSMRPRVVGMGSKLVGCGSAVPKLIVSNADLAQIVDTSDEWISVRTGIHNRRILSGNETLGSLAVEAANGALEMAQVNAREVDLIIMCSSTPDDLFGSGGQIQRDLGCKDAWTFDITAACSGFVVGLITATRFIKGGGFKNILVIGADALSRYVDWTDRGTCILFGDAAGALLVQACSSDEDGLLGFDVHSDGHGQRQLTVLARDERMEITSSMNGAPLFPPKKKSFSCIEMNGKEVFRFVVRCVPQSIEAALDEAGIPTSSIDWLLLHQANQRIIDAVSTRLDIPSDKVISNLANYGNTSAASIPLALDEAVRSGKVQPGNTIATAGFGAGLTWGSAIVRWK, from the exons ATGGCCAACGCGCTGGGGCTCGCATCGCCGCCGGCGCACTTCTTCCGGGGTAAAAAGATGGCTCTTTGGGACCTCTCCAGACCCATCCAATGGACGCCGCTTAGGTGCCGGGCCGCAGCCGAGGCTGGGGTCGAGTCCCGCGTTCCCGAATCTGCCTCGCCTAGGTCGATGCGCCCAAG GGTTGTTGGAATGGGTTCAAAACTTGTTGGATGTGGATCAGCTGTCCCTAAACTTATTGTTTCCAATGCTGATCTTGCACAAATTGTTGACACCTCAGATGAATGGATTTCTGTTCGGACAGGGATTCACAACAGACGAATTCTTTCAG GAAATGAAACATTGGGTAGCTTGGCTGTGGAGGCAGCAAATGGGGCTCTTGAAATGGCTCAAGTAAATGCTAGAGAAGTTGATCTTATCATTATGTGTTCGTCCACTCCTGATGATCTTTTTGGATCTGGTGGCCAG ATTCAGAGAGACTTGGGGTGTAAAGATGCATGGACCTTTGACATAACAGCTGCATGTAGTGGGTTTGTTGTGGGCTTAATCACTGCTACCCGCTTCATTAAAG GTGGCGGGTTTAAGAATATCCTGGTAATTGGTGCAGATGCTCTCTCTCGATATGTGGACTGGACAGACCGAGGCACCTGCATACTTTTTGGTGATGCTGCTGGTGCTTTGTTAGTCCAG GCATGCAGTAGTGATGAAGATGGTTTGCTTGGTTTTGACGTACATAGTGATGGCCATGGCCAAAG GCAACTAACTGTTCTAGCAAGAGATGAGCGAATGGAGATCACCTCAAGCATGAATGGTGCTCCTCTGTTCCCTCCAAAGAAGAAATCTTTTTCTTGTATCGAAATGAATGGTAAGGAGGTTTTCCGCTTTGTCGTTCGCTGCGTACCTCAGTCTATTGAAGCCGCTCTGGATGAGGCTGGCATTCCCACTTCAAGTATTGATTGGTTGCTACTTCATCAG GCAAATCAGCGGATCATAGATGCTGTTTCCACCCGCCTAGATATACCTTCTGACAAAGTCATATCGAATTTGGCAAACTACGGGAACACCAGCGCTGCCTCCATTCCTTTGGCGTTGGACGAGGCTGTTCGGAGCGGAAAGGTTCAGCCTGGGAATACCATTGCTACTGCAGGTTTTGGTGCAGGGCTGACTTGGGGTTCAGCAATTGTGAGGTGGAAATGA
- the LOC121975522 gene encoding 3-oxoacyl-[acyl-carrier-protein] synthase III, chloroplastic-like isoform X1, with protein MANALGLASPPAHFFRGKKMALWDLSRPIQWTPLRCRAAAEAGVESRVPESASPRSMRPRLNRNKKRLINEHCRVVGMGSKLVGCGSAVPKLIVSNADLAQIVDTSDEWISVRTGIHNRRILSGNETLGSLAVEAANGALEMAQVNAREVDLIIMCSSTPDDLFGSGGQIQRDLGCKDAWTFDITAACSGFVVGLITATRFIKGGGFKNILVIGADALSRYVDWTDRGTCILFGDAAGALLVQACSSDEDGLLGFDVHSDGHGQRQLTVLARDERMEITSSMNGAPLFPPKKKSFSCIEMNGKEVFRFVVRCVPQSIEAALDEAGIPTSSIDWLLLHQANQRIIDAVSTRLDIPSDKVISNLANYGNTSAASIPLALDEAVRSGKVQPGNTIATAGFGAGLTWGSAIVRWK; from the exons ATGGCCAACGCGCTGGGGCTCGCATCGCCGCCGGCGCACTTCTTCCGGGGTAAAAAGATGGCTCTTTGGGACCTCTCCAGACCCATCCAATGGACGCCGCTTAGGTGCCGGGCCGCAGCCGAGGCTGGGGTCGAGTCCCGCGTTCCCGAATCTGCCTCGCCTAGGTCGATGCGCCCAAG GctaaatagaaacaaaaaaagGTTGATAAATGAACACTGCAGGGTTGTTGGAATGGGTTCAAAACTTGTTGGATGTGGATCAGCTGTCCCTAAACTTATTGTTTCCAATGCTGATCTTGCACAAATTGTTGACACCTCAGATGAATGGATTTCTGTTCGGACAGGGATTCACAACAGACGAATTCTTTCAG GAAATGAAACATTGGGTAGCTTGGCTGTGGAGGCAGCAAATGGGGCTCTTGAAATGGCTCAAGTAAATGCTAGAGAAGTTGATCTTATCATTATGTGTTCGTCCACTCCTGATGATCTTTTTGGATCTGGTGGCCAG ATTCAGAGAGACTTGGGGTGTAAAGATGCATGGACCTTTGACATAACAGCTGCATGTAGTGGGTTTGTTGTGGGCTTAATCACTGCTACCCGCTTCATTAAAG GTGGCGGGTTTAAGAATATCCTGGTAATTGGTGCAGATGCTCTCTCTCGATATGTGGACTGGACAGACCGAGGCACCTGCATACTTTTTGGTGATGCTGCTGGTGCTTTGTTAGTCCAG GCATGCAGTAGTGATGAAGATGGTTTGCTTGGTTTTGACGTACATAGTGATGGCCATGGCCAAAG GCAACTAACTGTTCTAGCAAGAGATGAGCGAATGGAGATCACCTCAAGCATGAATGGTGCTCCTCTGTTCCCTCCAAAGAAGAAATCTTTTTCTTGTATCGAAATGAATGGTAAGGAGGTTTTCCGCTTTGTCGTTCGCTGCGTACCTCAGTCTATTGAAGCCGCTCTGGATGAGGCTGGCATTCCCACTTCAAGTATTGATTGGTTGCTACTTCATCAG GCAAATCAGCGGATCATAGATGCTGTTTCCACCCGCCTAGATATACCTTCTGACAAAGTCATATCGAATTTGGCAAACTACGGGAACACCAGCGCTGCCTCCATTCCTTTGGCGTTGGACGAGGCTGTTCGGAGCGGAAAGGTTCAGCCTGGGAATACCATTGCTACTGCAGGTTTTGGTGCAGGGCTGACTTGGGGTTCAGCAATTGTGAGGTGGAAATGA